The Rickettsia felis URRWXCal2 genome contains the following window.
CGGCAGCTGCGACAATCTCAATACTATTTGCCGTAGCGGTAGCGACTAAGCCTATTGCTTCAGCTTCACCTTTTGCTCTGTTAATTTGATCTGTATAAGAAGCTTCTGAATTCAGTACGATTTGTGCTTTTTCACCTTCTGCATGATTAATTTTTGCTTGTCTATTACCTTCCGACTCTAGAATTTGAGCTCTTTTTTGACGCTCTGCCGCTACCTGCAATTCCATAGCTTTAAGTATAGTTTGCGGAGGTTGAATATCTTTAATTTCATAACGCATACATTGTATGCCCCAATTTATAGCAGCCTGATTAATAGCTGCCACAATTGCTACGTTTAAAGTTTCACGCTCTTCAAAAGTTTTATCTAAAGGGAGTTTGCCGATTTCCGAACGCATAGTAGTTTGAGCAAGCTGCGTTATGGCATAGTAGGGGTTATTAACCCCGTAAGATGCTGCTATCGGATCAATGATTTTAACATATAAAACACCGTCGATAGATAATGTTACGTTATCGTTTGAAATAGCTGTTTGAGCGGTAACGTCTATAGCTTCTTCTTTTAAAGTATGTTTGTATGCTACTTTCTGAATGACAGGGATTAGTAAATTTAAACCAGGCTGTAGTACTTTGTCAAATTTTCCAAGTTTTTCTACTACCCATGCTTGTTGTTGA
Protein-coding sequences here:
- the hflC1 gene encoding Membrane protease subunits (Stomatin/prohibitin homologs), giving the protein MEYALLIFSIIAILVIIQMVKVVPQQQAWVVEKLGKFDKVLQPGLNLLIPVIQKVAYKHTLKEEAIDVTAQTAISNDNVTLSIDGVLYVKIIDPIAASYGVNNPYYAITQLAQTTMRSEIGKLPLDKTFEERETLNVAIVAAINQAAINWGIQCMRYEIKDIQPPQTILKAMELQVAAERQKRAQILESEGNRQAKINHAEGEKAQIVLNSEASYTDQINRAKGEAEAIGLVATATANSIEIVAAAVQKTGGSDAVALKIAEQYISAFGNLAKDTNTVILPTNLSEPSSFVTGALTIFNQLKASSEKKIDK